Genomic DNA from Comamonas resistens:
TTTTCATGGCTTGCCTGCAGGCCATCAGACCGAGGGCGTGACGCTGCCGCCGGTCACACGGGTCTGGGCAAAGCGCTCTGCCATGTCCTTGCGCAGTTCCTTGCGGATGATGGCGGCCTGCCAGCGGCGCTTTTCTTCGTCGGTCTGCAGCTGCAGCGGCGGCACGGGGGCAGGCTTTTTGTCATCGTCCACGGCCACCATGGTGAAGAAGCAGCTGTTCACGTGGCGCACCACCTGGCTGCGAATCTCCTCGGCAATCACCTTGATGCCGATTTCCATGGATGACTTGCCCGTATGGTTCACGCTGGCCAGAAAAGTCACCAGCTCGCCCACATGAATGGGTTGCAGAAACATCACCTGATCCACACTCAGCGTCACGACATAGCGGCCCGCATAGCGGCTGGCGCAGGCATAGGCAACCTGGTCAAGCAGCTTCAGAATGGCGCCGCCGTGCACATTGCCGGAAAAATTGGCCATGTCGGGCGACATGAGCACGGTCATGCTCAGCTGGTGGGATGGTGTATTCATGGGGCGCGATTTTAGAAGTGATCACTCCAGTGTGTAGCAGCTCCAGCGCTATATCCCGACGCAGTACCCCGGCACTGGGCCGCAGACACGCTATAACCTCCAAACCTTTGCTACCCCCTCGGCCTTTGCCCTTGAGTTGCCTTCCATGCAAATCCTCTTTCCCAATCCCTTTGGAGCCCAACCCGCCCCGGAGAAGGACATCCAGGCCCTGCAGGCCCATATTGGCTTTTCCGAGTCCTATGCCGACTTTCTGCGCACGCAAAACGGGTTCTCCGTGCTGACCATGGAAGAGTCTGCCGATATCAGCGCGCATATCCGGCCCAGCCCTGTGCAAAGCGAGGAGCGCTACGCCAATCTGCGGGTGCTCAACAGCTTTGCCGCGCAAGACCCGTATTACGACCTGGAGTCCGAGCAAGCCGACTTTCTGCTGGCCGACTGGTTTCTCAACATCGGCAGCGACCCGGCGGGCAACCCTTTTGTCGAAGTGCTGCACGGCCGCCACAAAGGCAAGATCGGCAGCCTCGATCACGACCTGTTTGCAGGGGCAGAGAATCGGCAGGAGTTTCTCGACGAAATGGAACTGGGCCATATCGCAGCACTGAGCCTGGCCGAGCAGGCCGATGCACTGTGCGACGACTCGCTGGGGCTGATCTGGTTTCACGCCCGCGATATGAGCGCCTTTACCGCGCACTGCATCTACTGCGATGAGACTTTCTGGGGCT
This window encodes:
- a CDS encoding acyl-CoA thioesterase, whose translation is MNTPSHQLSMTVLMSPDMANFSGNVHGGAILKLLDQVAYACASRYAGRYVVTLSVDQVMFLQPIHVGELVTFLASVNHTGKSSMEIGIKVIAEEIRSQVVRHVNSCFFTMVAVDDDKKPAPVPPLQLQTDEEKRRWQAAIIRKELRKDMAERFAQTRVTGGSVTPSV
- a CDS encoding SMI1/KNR4 family protein; amino-acid sequence: MQILFPNPFGAQPAPEKDIQALQAHIGFSESYADFLRTQNGFSVLTMEESADISAHIRPSPVQSEERYANLRVLNSFAAQDPYYDLESEQADFLLADWFLNIGSDPAGNPFVEVLHGRHKGKIGSLDHDLFAGAENRQEFLDEMELGHIAALSLAEQADALCDDSLGLIWFHARDMSAFTAHCIYCDETFWGFVVDEPGI